One genomic region from Pseudochaenichthys georgianus chromosome 15, fPseGeo1.2, whole genome shotgun sequence encodes:
- the LOC117459978 gene encoding propionyl-CoA carboxylase alpha chain, mitochondrial-like, with protein MAAHRLSPSLNRLLFAVKYSSFQSRCCAGHCYAHYSTVSSPSEKTFDKILIANRGEIACRVIKTCRKMGIQTVAVHSDVDSSAVHVKMADEAVCVGPAPTNKSYLNMDAIMEAVRATGAQAVHPGYGFLSENKEFAKRLAAENVAFIGPDTHAIMAMGDKIESKLIAKAAEVNTIPGYDGVVKTVDISQMLFTCAIMCRTAL; from the exons ATGGCGGCGCACAGGCTCTCTCCATCACTGAACAGACTGCTGTTCGCGGTAAAG TATTCCTCATTCCAGTCCAGATGCTGTGCAGGACACTGCTACGCTCACTACTCCACCGTCTCCAGTCCCAGTGAGAAG ACCTTCGATAAGATCCTCATTGCCAACAGAGGAGAGATTGCTTGCAGG gtGATCAAGACATGTCGCAAGATGGGCATCCAGACTGTAGCTGTCCACAGCGACGTGGACTCCAGTGCT GTTCATGTAAAGATGGCTGATGAGGCGGTGTGTGTTGGCCCCGCCCCCACCAACAAGAGCTACCTCAACATGGACGCCATCATGGAGGCCGTCAGAGCGACTGGAGCACAAGCT GTTCATCCTGGCTACGGATTTCTGTCTGAAAACAAAGAGTTTGCAAAGCGACTG GCAGCAGAGAACGTGGCATTCATTGGTCCAGACACCCATGCTATCATGGCAATGGGAGATAAAATTGAGAGCAAGCTGATCGCTAAGGCTGCTGAGGTCAACACCATCCCAGGATATGATGGAGTCGTCAAG ACAGTGGACATTAGTCAGATGTTGTTTACTTGTGCCATCATGTGCCGCACCGCACTCTGA